DNA from Diabrotica virgifera virgifera chromosome 10, PGI_DIABVI_V3a:
accaatcgtatcagagcgagtgaCGACTATgatattgtatctactttgattactttgattactctgattacttcatacttcgtgaaggtcgttatgatatcggaatacctataaaaaatactttcctactgagaaatacgattctcgatatgattactggtactcaaatacaaaagtaatcatagtaatcaaagtaacgaatactctaaatcaggggtgggcaaatacttgagagcgcgggccaaaatgaaatttttaaaatgtctcccgggccggaggacGATACCCAGTATatacgctaatgtttttggtggaggtttttctctgcccaagaaattttttttgacaaaaatactataagtatcattttaaagcatttggagaaggacatttgactgttaataataataaattgtctttctggtgtgtacatgcgaacaatttgttcccagtaaaattacgaaatttttaatatggtccattatattaagccatattaaggatccagataaaaaatgaactttagaaattcgatcaagaatatagtaatcaagagcagcctttttgaagatgaggaaatgtttgagtaaccaaagattcaatctgcaagtctgatatcggatggtaaaaatgttatgtcaagtcaaccatcatagacgaaattcaaaggaggcAACTGATCTGGTATGTTTATGTACGACGTAAATGGACGACCACAGTctgcaaaaacaaattttaaaatggacgtCAAGGAAGAGAAAGAAGAAAGGAACGCCaaaacaatcctggctaggcggtattcagaaggcaatgtcggaaaggaaccttcaccctggcgaatgcaatgacggacgaagctggaaacGCAACCGGAAGGCGGAGAACGCTATAAATAACAGGGATAagaataaaaatgttatgtccactctattcttctttattggattgttaatgctgacttaatgaaaaagctgcaagcttttgagatgtggctttttaggggaattgtgaaaataccatggaccgatcatattacgaacgaaatggtgttgcacagaatggaaaaggaacagagaacttttgacaACCATTAAAAGGAGAAGGACAGCAAGGATAAAGGgaacatacttagaaatgataacgTAAGTTCTCTTTTTTTCACATATgtgataaacattatagaagttttcagggactttcggccctcagtaataatgtaatatttcattctgcgtttaaatatttcaaaaatatttattagttttctcaggaatcgaaaaatATGAATGCATATAAAAACATTGCGCCTGCGCtcttaaaaaaattgcttgaaggatttctcaatgggccggataaagtaaggaaaagggccggatccggcccgcgggccggcttttgcccacccctgctctaaatgattactttatacaaaatacctatctACTGAGAAATCTACTATCTACTATCAAAAGTAacaaagtaatcatagtaatcaaagtaacgaataatgcaaatgattactttatacaaaagtaacgatttgtaacgaatactcgagagtaactataatcaacatcactagtgcACGCTAGCTCTGCTGAGGAAGTCTGTAAAACAGAAACAGTTGTCcagggattgtgcatccctctgaatcgaaagcaagCATAAACCGTCTTtttcttttctatctttactcagatttgagtactaggacatttctttctgtccttttcctagactaatgaaaacggaatgtgactaCATATAGTAGtgtccttttcgttttctatattcgtcatctgttgtcttataaattgtaaaagtcacagattaaggatgtactAAAAAGAatttccaacaagaaaagttttcagagttaaataattatttaccattttaattttattataatggtggattctgtatctgagacttttcagcttattttaattcagttaataataGAAATACTTTGTTTTAGGTGTCATGACGATGCAGCGATTTGGCCATGGAGGATGACAAAATCCAGTTAATGTATTGGAAAGCAATAATAATGGTGTTAGTTTTGGCAATGACTGGATTAAATAGTGATGGAGCTCTTTGTCCAGCTGCTTGCAAGTGTGAAAATGATATCCTTACAACTTCGTGTTCTTCTGCCAATCTGGAGTTCGTTCCTATTCAGCTAAACCCAGAACTGCATGAGTTGGAtctctctaacaacaaaatatcGCAGATTCACTTCTCCTTTCCGTTCTACGAAAAATTAGTCACTTTAAATCTATCCACAAATAGAATAAAAACATTGGGCAATAATAATTTCGAATCGCAGATAAACTTGACCCACTTAGATTTAAGCACTAATCAAATAGAAAACATAACGAAAGATTCCCTCAAAGGACTTAAAGCGTTGACATACTTAGATCTAAGTAGAAATAATTTAGGAGAACTACAGGAACCAGCATTCCGCGAATTACATTCCCTCATTGTTCTAAAGCTTCGAGAGAATAAACTGGCTCATCTAGAGGAAGGTTTATTTGTATCggtgaagaacctgagagagttgTATCTAAACGATAACCAGTTTTTAGAAGTACCAACCAACTGCTTGGTTGATACACTTAACTTAAATTATTTATCGTTGTCTAAAAATTATATCCGTGAGATAGAAGATGGAAAAGTGCCAACCTTACCAGAACTCCATACTTTACTCTTAGATGATAATCTTATAACAAATATTCATTCTGGTGGATTATCAAGTCTTGTAGCTCTTGATTATTTGGATTTAAGTAATAATAATCTCAAGATTATACCTACCGAATCTCTTTCCAAACTGTCTAGTCTTAGTATGTTAAAATTAAGTGGTAACTTTATAAGTGATATTCCACCAGTAGCATTTAGGGGTTTGTTTCATTTGAAAATACTTCATATAGACCGTCTAGAaacgttaaaaaaaattgatgccAGAGCATTTGTTGACAATATTAATTtagaaaaagtaaatttaaattaCAATATAGGAATAAGTAAATTACCGACACGTCTTTTCCATGGTAACCCTAAAATCAAATCTATCTGTGTGCGTTATAACAGTCTGCAAACTATAGAGGCAATTCACTTTCCTTTAGATCAATTAAGAGAACTCAACTTAGGAGGGAATCCACTGCAATGTAATTGCTCCTTGGGGTGGCTGTGGCAGCTTAGCCAAGAGTACAAATCAAAACCCTCGAAATTAAATAGTACGAATAAAGACCAAAATGCCAAATTTACGAATTATGACCTCTTACTCGACGTGGAAGACATCAAGTGTGATGGACCTATAGAGCTTAAAGAGGCGCTTCTGTCCAATGCCACGAAAAGCCAGATGGACTGTTCAAATGGTTGGATGGCCATTGTATC
Protein-coding regions in this window:
- the LOC114332770 gene encoding protein slit-like, whose translation is MEDDKIQLMYWKAIIMVLVLAMTGLNSDGALCPAACKCENDILTTSCSSANLEFVPIQLNPELHELDLSNNKISQIHFSFPFYEKLVTLNLSTNRIKTLGNNNFESQINLTHLDLSTNQIENITKDSLKGLKALTYLDLSRNNLGELQEPAFRELHSLIVLKLRENKLAHLEEGLFVSVKNLRELYLNDNQFLEVPTNCLVDTLNLNYLSLSKNYIREIEDGKVPTLPELHTLLLDDNLITNIHSGGLSSLVALDYLDLSNNNLKIIPTESLSKLSSLSMLKLSGNFISDIPPVAFRGLFHLKILHIDRLETLKKIDARAFVDNINLEKVNLNYNIGISKLPTRLFHGNPKIKSICVRYNSLQTIEAIHFPLDQLRELNLGGNPLQCNCSLGWLWQLSQEYKSKPSKLNSTNKDQNAKFTNYDLLLDVEDIKCDGPIELKEALLSNATKSQMDCSNGWMAIVSVTLTVLFILVVIGGVVYWAPKRKSKLSTKDLSSHESLQNLPSTNINKKSELYETAQAEKYLLPNPIIIHNEYHSLPSWDPYGESSVNIYEQLNFNRDRPHIVYV